From a single Phragmites australis chromosome 7, lpPhrAust1.1, whole genome shotgun sequence genomic region:
- the LOC133925534 gene encoding uncharacterized protein LOC133925534: MKADEFRDLKQGSMTVNQYIWKFIRLSRYALKEVSTDKKKQDRFKKGLQHSLYIQPAPVIYPDFNTMMNKTLLLEEDCAPIEVERKRKFADRKPQGEFSYNNSFQASLKMSPFEALYGRKCRTPLLWSEVGERTLFGPALLKDTEEQVAKIRENLRAAQSRQKGYADNQRRDLTFEVGDYVYLKVSPIRGTRKFQIHGKLSPRYVGPYQILEKIVSVAYKIALPEEMSDVHNVFHVSQLKKCLRVPEEQVPLEVMDLQQDLQYEERPI, encoded by the exons ATGAAGGCTGATGAGTTCCGTGACCTAAAGCAAGGGTCAATGACAGTGAACCAGTACATTTGGAAGTTCATCCGCCTTTCTCGCTACGCACTTAAAGAGGTATCAACGGATAAGAAGAAGCAGGATCGCTTCAAGAAGGGACTGCAACACAGTTTGTATATTCAGCCTGCGCCTGTTATCTACCCCGACTTCAATACCATGATGAACAAGACCCTCCTACTAGAGGAGGACTGTGCACCCATAGAggtagaaagaaaaagaaagttcGCTGATCGGAAGCCACAGGGCG aattctcctacaataatagTTTTCAAGCTAGTCTGAAGATGTCCCCCTTTGAGGCATTATATGggagaaaatgtagaacacccTTGCTATGGTCAGAAGTTGGTGAGCGCACGCTCTTTGGGCCAGCGTTACTCAAGGACACAGAAGAACAAGTTGCCAAGATAAGGGAGAACTTGAGAGCAGCTCAGAGTAGACAGAAAGGTTATGCAGATAACCAGAGGAGAGACTTGACCTTCGAAGTAGGAGATTACGTCTACCTTAAGGTATCCCCAATAAGAGGCACTCGGAAGTTCCAGATTCATGGGAAGTTATCGCCTAGATATGTGGGACCTTACCAGATACTCGAAAAGATTGTCTCGGTAGCTTACAAGATAGCTCTTCCGGAAGAGATGTCCGATGTacataatgtgttccatgtttCACAATTAAAGAAGTGTCTAAGAGTTCCAGAGGAACAAGTCCCCTTGGAAGTTATGGATCTACAGCAGGATCTTCAGTATGAGGAAAGACCTATCTGA